One genomic segment of Pseudonocardia sp. T1-2H includes these proteins:
- a CDS encoding DUF7714 family protein — protein MRSGPNLVPNRYRGVSVATVPADVPLDEEGLRGYLLGRDAYRRTRFVVCRRDPAVPGPTALVHVSRASDTELFSPVVGVELLAGPERCTYVVEPEADTGIPSVLAAVARDRAPASFAVVVQGRYEHVNFIVDPQPLRLVVREVVPPEPAKLADQVRRIIAVTETLPPIEVVPELTRLADLAELSGNPPGAHYLLPCRGAGGEVPGSPVSYLDEHPERADWTLLGCERSRMIHHWFYGEDPPRVDFCPKEAVLAGGRPADLTLTKCCLQEEHVDAGDGWVCVPWGSSLDHIREALARLVAQEEPAWQPV, from the coding sequence ATGAGGTCCGGACCCAACCTCGTCCCGAACCGGTACCGCGGCGTCTCCGTCGCGACGGTCCCCGCCGACGTCCCGCTGGACGAGGAGGGTCTGCGCGGGTACCTGCTCGGCCGCGACGCCTACCGGCGCACCCGGTTCGTCGTCTGCCGCCGGGACCCCGCCGTCCCGGGCCCGACCGCATTGGTACACGTCAGCCGCGCGTCGGACACGGAGCTGTTCTCGCCGGTCGTCGGCGTCGAGCTGCTGGCCGGGCCCGAGCGGTGCACCTATGTGGTCGAACCCGAGGCGGACACGGGCATCCCGTCCGTGCTCGCCGCGGTCGCCCGGGACCGGGCCCCGGCCTCCTTCGCGGTGGTCGTCCAGGGTCGGTACGAGCACGTCAACTTCATCGTGGACCCGCAGCCGTTGCGCCTCGTCGTCCGCGAGGTGGTGCCGCCCGAGCCGGCCAAGCTGGCGGACCAGGTCCGCCGGATCATCGCCGTCACAGAGACCCTGCCGCCGATCGAGGTGGTGCCGGAGCTGACCCGCCTCGCGGACCTGGCCGAGCTGTCCGGGAACCCGCCGGGGGCGCACTACCTGCTGCCGTGCCGGGGCGCCGGGGGAGAGGTGCCGGGGTCCCCGGTGTCCTACCTGGACGAACACCCCGAGCGTGCGGACTGGACGCTGCTGGGCTGCGAGCGGTCGCGGATGATCCATCACTGGTTCTACGGCGAGGACCCGCCGCGCGTGGACTTCTGCCCCAAAGAGGCGGTGCTCGCCGGCGGCCGGCCGGCCGACCTCACCCTCACCAAGTGCTGCCTGCAGGAGGAGCACGTGGACGCCGGCGACGGCTGGGTGTGCGTGCCGTGGGGCTCGTCGCTCGACCACATCCGCGAGGCGCTCGCCCGGCTGGTCGCGCAGGAGGAGCCCGCGTGGCAACCCGTCTGA